The Candidatus Hydrogenedentota bacterium DNA window CCTGGCCGTCGGGCAGATTAAGGATAGACCTGTTGTTATCGACGGCGGCATCCACGTCCGTCCTATTATGAAAATGACCCTCTCCAGCGACCACCGAGTCATCGACGGGGCGGTCGCCGCGCAGTTTATGGGACGCCTCAAGGAAATCCTGGAGGCTGCGGAGTTCTGAGCGACGCGTATGCTGGTTAATTCGTCGATTTAGACAGTCAGCGGCTTGGTTTTGGGTATTTTGTTTACAAAGTGATATCTTATCGTGTTTTCAGCGCGCATTAGCGCGAACACTCTACGAGGGATTTGGTCGTGAAGCATTGCGATGTTGCAGTTATTGGTACGGGTCCCGGCGGTTATGTGGCGGCCATTCGCGCCGCTCAATTGGGCGGTCGAGTCATTGCCATCGAGCGCGAAGAGCTGGGCGGCGTCTGCCTGAACTGGGGATGCATCCCCACGAAGACCTTGATCCATACCAGCCATCTCTACCATAAACTCCAAAGCGCGGACCGGTTTGGCCTGGAGGTCTCCGGACTCGGAGTCAACCTCAAGGGCCTGGTCAAGCGCAAGAACGAAGTGGTGAAATCCAATAAAGCCGGCATTCGTAACCTTTTCAAGACCCACGGCATCGAACTCGTGAAGGGCACCGCAAAAGTCACCGGCCCACACACCATCATGGTTGGAGATGAGCAAATCGAAGCCAACGCCATCATCGTCGCTACCGGTAGTTCGCCCGCCCAGTTGCCGGGTCTGGAAACCGATGGTAAACGGGTCATCACCAGTACCGAAGCGCTTGAGCTCGAAGAGTTGCCCAAGTCTGCGGTTATCGTGGGAGCCGGGGCCATCGGGGCCGAGTTCGCCTGCATGTGGAACGCCTTCGGCGTGAACGTCACGCTCGTCGAAATGCTCCCCCGCGTGCTGCCCAACGACGACGAGGAAATCTCGGAGCGTATGGGCGAGTTGTTCAAGAAGCGCAAAATCGACGTCCGCACGGAGACCACCGTCAAGAAGATGGCGGTCAACAAGAACGGTGTCCACGTCGAATTCGATGGAGCAAAGACCGGCGCCGTCGACGTGGATCTGGTGCTCGTCGGCATTGGCCGCCGTTACCATTCCGAGGTCGTCTCCGAGACTCCTGGCCTTGGCGTTGAGATTGGGCAGCGAGGCCGGATTAACGTCAACGAGCGCATGGAGACGACAGTTCCGAGCATCTATGCCATCGGCGACGTCGTCGGCAAAACCATGCTAGCCCACGGGGCCAGTTCCGAGGGCCTCGTCGCCGCCGCCAATACCATGGGCGGACGCAAGACCATGGACTACCGGGTTGTCCCGGCATGCACGTTCACGTCACCGGAAGTCGCCAGCGTGGGTCTTACGGAAACCAAAGCGAAGGCCGCGGGGATAGAGACGAAAGTTGGCCGGTTCAACATGATGGCCAGCGGGCGCGCGCACACCATGGGCGAAACGGACGGAATGGTGAA harbors:
- the lpdA gene encoding dihydrolipoyl dehydrogenase; amino-acid sequence: MKHCDVAVIGTGPGGYVAAIRAAQLGGRVIAIEREELGGVCLNWGCIPTKTLIHTSHLYHKLQSADRFGLEVSGLGVNLKGLVKRKNEVVKSNKAGIRNLFKTHGIELVKGTAKVTGPHTIMVGDEQIEANAIIVATGSSPAQLPGLETDGKRVITSTEALELEELPKSAVIVGAGAIGAEFACMWNAFGVNVTLVEMLPRVLPNDDEEISERMGELFKKRKIDVRTETTVKKMAVNKNGVHVEFDGAKTGAVDVDLVLVGIGRRYHSEVVSETPGLGVEIGQRGRINVNERMETTVPSIYAIGDVVGKTMLAHGASSEGLVAAANTMGGRKTMDYRVVPACTFTSPEVASVGLTETKAKAAGIETKVGRFNMMASGRAHTMGETDGMVKIIGNAKTDQVIGVHIMGPEAGELIAAAALAIRLEATVEDIAHTIHTHPTLAETVMEAAEAYYGVGIHTPPARSA